The region ataaatttcaataaatgtcAGCGTGAATGTCACTGCATGGTCAACTGATCGTCTACCCATGTCGTTTACCACTACCAATTAAGTAACACTCACATTGACTGCAAGATATATTTTGATGTATAAACACTTCACAACAGAAACTGGATTAACAATAAagttgtgtacacacacacacacacacacacacacacacacacacacacacacacacacacacacacacacacacacacacacacacacacacacacacacacacacacacacacaccagtgatCAATCCACGTGATCAATCAATATAGCAGCCGCCATTGGCCATTGGCAGACAATAAATGTCAATTGGCCCGTATCATTAGACCACAGCCTGACATTTTGCGGACCAAACAGGAGAGAACACGCCAaatctacatgtatgtacatacatgcaatgGTTGGCATGTTGTTGCCATTGTTTATATAGGAACGTCTGTTTACGTTGAAGTAACACCAGATATGCCTGTTATCATCTGTGTAGACTCAGAAATAGAAACCACAGGTGGATTAGGATCTAATCTgaacaattaacacacacaatatgCGTGAAGTGTGTACAGTAGCCAAGTAGTAGGTTATTAGTTAATGTGCCCCATCCTAAAACAGGGAAACTGTCTCTAATAAATAGATCTTCAGTCAATGCTTGTCACCAAACTCATTAGTAAATTCTAGCGGCTGCTGCAGTGAGTGCATAGATTGAATGAAACCTACAGAATGTCTTGCAAACTATGTGTTGGGTGTCTAATTACGACTTGTGAAAGTTAGCACCTTCTAATTACCTATGGAAGTATGAAAAAGATTGATGGTTTACTATTTACATTCTGTTTGAACACCGAGAGCAACTGTTTTGATCTTTCTTCTAAGCTACAAGACATACGACCTTCTATTGCTAAAATATTCTCAAGGCAGCAGATTTTTGCTTTAGATTTGTAGATACAAGGTTCACAAGCTCGTTTGGTTACGCCCGTTAGAAGAGATTTCATGATTGACATTCACATAGCAGCTACAAGCACTTCCGGCGTTTGCATTTGACCAACTGTGAATTGAGTATGAGTCTGCAAGTAGATCTAGTCGCTGCTCAGTTGTATCTAGCTGATGCTCCATTAACTCACCAACCATTCCAGGTTGCAGGGGATGGCAACTGCTTCTTCCGCATTCTGATGTTGTTTTACTTCTACTTGCAATCAATGTTGGGTTTCATTTGGTCTAAAAACCGCTACCTTGTCATGCTTGGCTATAATTGTTTTTAGCATTGCTTTTTTAAGTAGGGCCTAAGAAGTAATGGAGACATTGGCTCTTCCTATATTCATGTATACTCTATCACTTTCTTATTACCTATTATACTATAGCATGTTATCTAAGTGAGACTAACTCTCACACTAATGAGCAATCTTTGTCAATTGCTTAGTTAGCAATACAGCTTTTAAAATTGCTAATTGAAAGTTAATTTACTGGCTTAAATATGGTAGATAGATAACTTCTTCTTTTGGCTCATAATTTTGAGCTACCGGTCAATACAAGCAGTTGTGGGATCCTCactgcattaatattaacaacaattaaacaaaaacTGTACATTAGATATGGACATTTGTACAAATCTGTGCAGTTGTTTTTCTATAAATAGTTACTGATGCTGTATACTGAATCAGAATGGCCGATCAAGTTTATCAATGGCCGGTCAATATTGAATTTTATCTGACATTTGGCTAATGTGACAAAATTATATTGatcattgcacacacacacacacgcgcgcgcgtgcacacacacacacatgcacacacacacacacacacatacacatgcacacacacatgcacacacacacacacacacacacacacacacgtatgtatgcatgtatgtgtgtattataCTGTATCTTAGCCAAGCGTACGAATGCAGACACCATGAGGTCATACCTTGCTCAACGCACACAATAATTTCTTGCAACTGATATCACCATCTGCGAGCAGCATCTCAACTTTGTCTACAGTCTCTGTGGAAATCAGTGGTTCCTTCACAAAAGACTCTCAAAGCAAATTCAGTTAGCAAAACTGGTATACACATGTACCTACCGACAGCAAGCCGAGCCACGTTTTCAGCATCAATGCCAATACACGTGGATCATGTTCACAATAAATGCAATTCCAGTTTGTACTTGTGTTAACTTTTTGCATTAATTCCTCAGCCTTCTTAAGAACACCCTTGTCAACATTCCGAAGCAACAATGCCTCCGTAACAGTCATGTACAAGCTCTTTCCATCAGCAACTTCTTTTGTTGCATCAAATACATTGTCGTCCACTGTTTCATCATTTACCTGATAGTTAAACGAAATTTCCCTCATTCTACTGTCTTTCTCCTCTAAACCGCAAGTGTCCATAGAAGGTACCAACGATGAAGTCCCAACAGAAGACAATTGACAAGACTCAGCTTCAGTTGCTTCAGAAAGTAAGAAATCATTGGTCACATGATAATGTGTGGGAGACATCGTCAGAGAATTGTGAACTTCTAATGTTGTCCTTCCATAGGCTGGAAAAGGAGCCGCCGAGAACCGCCTCTTATGTCTTGACATTTCGCTCTTGTAACTATTACGTACAGCCAAATCATCAACTGTACAGCCGACCACCTCTGGACGACTTGTCTGCACATGTGCAAGGTCAACTTCTTCAGGTAACGCTGAATAGCTAAGTGTTTTGTAATAGCCCTTCGACTGAGGCAAACACTGAGAATGCCTTTCACTAGTAGGACTGTTTTCTGATGAAGAAATACAGCTCAAATCATTACCAGCACCAGATAGATCAATAGGAGGCAAAACTTTGCCCAAATTGGAGCCAAGACTTGCACTAGATGTACTTCGTGATGAAAGATTAGAAACGTCAGTACCTACAGTCACTCCTGTCCAGTCAGACAATTTTTGTTTCCTTTCTCGTTTGCTCAATTTGATCAATTCCTTGCAAAGCACTTTGACTACCTACATGAGACATTTACAACAACTTGAACATCAATGTAAACGTAGATGTCTTCTACTTGCCTTCGGAATACGTCTGTAGTCTCGAGCTTCCATACCATGTAAAATGGCTCTCTGTCGTTTTAAGTATTGGGCAAGTGTGAATCGATCTGACATCCGAGTACTGGAACATAacactgtttgtgttgacaataatattacaaaacaatacaaatagtTACTACCTGGTTGGAAAGACCACCCGCATAGGGCGAATGTGCTCAGCAAATAATCGCACGATCTCCATCTGACCACGTGTTTGGCATGCATTTGGTCTGCATGAAAACAAACCCTTGAGGCAATAATTTAAGTTCATTTGCCCAAAAATTAAAAGTATGCAAActatacaaacataaatattAGACTCCTATGATGACAAATGCTAATCTTAAACCACATGTTGGTAGTGACTATCGGTCATCACTATCAACACATTGTGTTAACTAAACATTCATTCAGCATTAACAATACACAAACTCCAAACAATGAtcgcaaataaacaaaataaaacaaacagcaactaCCTTATagaaaaatagaaacaaaaatgaaaaatataaaaaaaataaaaaaataaaaaataagaaTAAAGAATAGAAAATTGgaataaaaataaaagaaataaaaattttaaaaataaaaataaaaataaaaagtacggaatagaaaatagaaacaaaaaataaaagaaataaaaataaaaattaaaaaataaatataatatagaaaataaaaataaaaataaaaataaaataaagaatagaaaatagaaatgaaaaaagaaataaaacaactaaaaataaaaaatagaaaaagaataaaaatttaaaaaataaaagacaaaaaataaaaaatactaaaaaatataaaaatagaaacaaaaataaaaaagaataaaataaaacTAAAGAATAAAGAATGgaaagaaaattaattaaggaataAAGAAtggaaataaaaaatataaaaattaaaaattaaaaaattaaaaatagaaataaagaaTAGagaataaaaatagaaatagaaatacaacattaaaattaaaataaacgAATGAAACTTAAAAACTACCTTTTAGATCTGACACGAAGAATTGCGTCATCGGGTGCCATACGATACGCATAGACAAGATAGCAAGCAATCACCACACCCGTTCGCcctacacaacaaaccaatAGACCAAAACCCACAAACACATTAACCAAATTTCTAGTAACCCAAGCCAGCATGACAATGAACTGCCACCTAGAAAGCAAGTATATTATGACACATAGAACTTAAACATGAACAATCACGACACAAACTTTGCCTTCCTGAAGAGCAAAATCAACAACCTTGACCATATCAAACACACAGTTCATAGTAGGAACACCATAATCCCTCctacataaaatataattatgaTGATACAATCACATGTCAAGCCACCACAATGGAGCTCAACTTACCATCCAAAATTGTAGAAAAATACTACATAATGTGTAAGGTAAAACAGCAAATGAAACAGTGAAATGTAGTATGTAGTGTTAGTACTCACTGTCAGCATCCATGAACTGCTGTGGGTCATAGCTGAATCCAGAACGATGCAAAGGAGGTCCACAGCTGGCGTGTTCATTTACTTCTTGAAGATTAACAATCGACTTGATGCCGTGGCTAATAATAAAtttctagttaattaatgccaCATGATTTGCACAAAATAGATAAACACTGATCTAGTTGTGTACAATTGTAATATAAACACTAATTTATATAACCAGTTGATCAAACCAACTTAGATGGACCTTCAGTACTTCATTAGGTTACCCACATAAATGTGTATCACGCAGAGAATAATCCAAAATTCAAATGTCACTTTTTAAAAAACATTGGAATAAAATTAagtataataaaaaataaataaaatataaataaatataatagtCAAATTGTAAGTACAATTTAAggtataattttatttaattatatctTTAGTACTTACAAGTATACTTTACATCAAACAACATCACTCACTtttaagaaataaataaaatatataaaaataaataaataatttataaaaaataaGCATAATTTGATtcaaaatttatatttttatttactaattatatttatttatatttatctttatttatttaattactttgTAATACTTACATTATACTTCAAATCAAACTGTCTCAACCtataatttactaattatatttattgctATTTTATTactatatttaatatatttatttaatcacatgTAATACTTAAATTATACTTCAAATCAAACTATGTCACTCACACTTGAAACTTTTGAATCAAATTATACTTCGACATCAATATTGTGTTGGGTCTCGCCATAGCAAGGATCTGATCAGTAACCCTTTGAAAAAACACGTGTCATGTGTCACACCAATTGTTACTATCTACTAGTAGTGTAGTGGCAGGTTTAAGACAGACAGTAACCATGACGACCAGACGTTTGCTCACCAGTGAGAGAAGATGCCGTCAATCGCCATGTCCTCCTTTCTCCAACGAAAGGACGATTCGTACTTGCAGTTGGCACCGCCGCAGAAAAGTTTGCATTGGTAAGAACCCGCCATTGTGTGACGAATCTTCTCAGAAAGTTTTCCGTATTTCGGAGTGGCCGTTGCGCCGTCTCCTACCACCCATTTCGCCATCTCACAGATAAAGGCGGCAGAAAACCAGCTGTTGGAATGGGAGACGCGCACGCGCAGTACGATGGCGAGTATGCGCGACTGTTGTTTGGAAGTTCAAAGTCACATTTCATTTCTGGCTCTGGTTAATCAGTAAACGAAGTGTCATCGATATTGTTTACTGATTGGAATAACATACTTTGTGGTACATATTAATATCTCTTATTTGAGGCATAGCGTGCGCTAACATGGCCATAAAACCAAGAATTTCTAGATAGACTACGTACTGTTTCAATGAAAGTGCCAAACTCTTGGTTACTAATTTAGCTATGATTACAAAACGTTCATCCGGTCCACCTTGATTCACAAGCCCGTAGGAAGCATTTGAAAAGTGGTCGGgcgtaacgcgcgctaggagGGTATGGTCCAACGATAGTGTACACCAAGAGAGCAGTCTTCCAGCATACTAGGTGGTATCTAATACATAATCTATTGTACAATGGGTTCTTGaataatgaatagagaagcaccttccagcaccttcgctctacagacgcctggttgttggtgggaaaacatgcacgtgcaaatgtaggcTAGGCTATGTGCTAAACATGtaatgtaaagcaaaggactagaCACCATGTACAAGATGGACGCCCGATAACCGAATTCTCATAgcacagctaccaaacaaagagaggtgaagCCTTATTTATGATGatatcacgttcgtctattggtcggtaatgacaccacttttCGCCTATTGGtcagaatagcttcatttgcatctgcgctaatcgagtataaatacggtttTACGGTCGGTCGTCTTTAGGCCAGACGAcaactatacccttagcccggatatccgggcctcgggtaattacTTAGTTACCAAAACTTACTGTAATACGTGGCTACGCAATGACTTCAGTCTTCTGGGCAGCGTAAATAGCAATACAAGATGCTAGAATTTACTTTTATCtcaactataaatatattagatatttaatcacctatattTTCAATCAGAAGTTTTGGGTTTTCAATGGCCGCGGACCAGCGGGACAGGTTCCTACCGCAATGAATGCACCTAATACGTAGAGTCAGACTCAGAGTCAATGAAGAACGTGAAAAGGGTGCTGGAGTCATTGACTGGCAGTGGCACGTGGGATTGTCTACATCCGATAGCTTTTCAATACCTTTTGAAagcatgcaaagacatcatTACATGATCGACTGGCACCGCACGCTAATTAACGCCAcagataacaatgagcgcatgcgctgcattccaattgttcAGGCGTCCGTCCACTCCACGGAggcattactgtaaccctagtgcATGCGCGTCTTACATCTTATCAATGCAAGAAAATATGATCGCTTTGCACACAGTGATGTGCAActctttagctaattaggacagaaaaCGTCTACCGATTGTAGTTCGCAACGAAAGATCCGGAGGTAATATCCTGGACTACGATGCGACATGTACTCTGTGTTCCCGCCGTCAGCTTGTCTATATAGTTCCACAAGCACCTCTTAAAAATCCAGCTTGGTGAGTGACGTCGGCGTATGCTCCGTAGGAATCTCGCTGGCCACATCCGATCCCCCAGCTGACAATGCCAGCCAGGGTCCAACGGTTTTCATTGTTGGCATCTTGAACAATAAGAGGACCACCGCTGTCACCCTGACAAGCACCATTCCTGTCGGTAGCACAAAGTGTGCTCTTTGACACGGAATATTCGGATCCCTCGTGAAAGCGCTTGCATGTTTTCTTCGAGACGATGCGAACGTTGCCCTCTTTAAGGCACTGAGCGACCGTACCATCCGGTCTCTTCACACCCCAACCCATGACCGTCGCGTCCAAACCAGGACTAACCAAATCTTTATCGTCTTCTGTTCCGTACGGTAAACACACGGGAGACACGGTACTGCAGTTGCTTTCTACTCCGTTTTCTAACTTGATGACGGCGATGTCATTCTCCAAAGTCTCGTTGTCAAACTGAGGATGTAAAATGATCTCCTTAGCTCGATAGCAGTTGTTTTGATTGTCGTTATTTGGCGCTTCGCATTCTCTCCTGCATCTTTTGTtgaaacaaatagaaaacGTAGAAGGTGGCTTGATCCCTTTTGACGACCAGAGGCAATGAGCTGCTGTGACGACACAGTGGCAACTGACAAGAACGGCGCCGCAGAATACTTGGGAGTGTTGGTCGCATATCATACCCATCCAAGGGTACTTTCCAAGTGGAACAGTCGTTCCGTCAAAGACGCGCTGAAGAGATGCGCAAGAAAATCCGCAATCATAACCTGCAATACAGTAGCAATCAATTGTCTCCTAGtgatatacatgcatgcacctaTATGCTGCATTACTTCAAGTCAAGGTCTAAGAAAAGATGGTAAGAGTATAACTTCGTTAGAACAACTGAATTTCTTTCCTAGACTGTGGTACAAAACCATGCCCTAGGGCAAGCATGCATACAAATCATACATGCTCAAAGCTTCATGGACCATTTGTGCATTCATGCTCGATGGTTTAGACATGGCAATATTGCTTTGGTAAAACCCAAACTAAACATCAATGCTAGGAACATATACGTGTATACCGTAACTTACCGCACTGGCACGAAACGTCTTGTCGTCGTAACACACGAAGCGTTCCCGATCTCTCATACTGCCCGCGCTTGATTTGAATCCGACAGGTATAGTTGCCTTCATTGCGATGACCGACCGGCTCCACAGAGAGCCAACGACCGTCGGCAGAGACCGAGATTCCGCTTGTAAACGCGGTCAGAGAATGTCCGTTGTGATACCAGCTGATCGTCGAGCCTTGGGGAATGGAGCACGAATCGTCACACTTGAAAACCGTGCTGCTTCCGAGAACGGCCGTTTTCGTTCCTATCCCTAAGACATAAGTTATAAAAATAGAACAGAAAAGATGCTCAAGATGATTTCGATCCAACCTTTGGAGCAGCAAAATCGTCCGTCACCCACGTAGCCTCTGTGACAAACACAACTGTGCATCTCGGGCCGGCAGTCTGAGTTAGCATTGCACGACGAACAGGGAAACTCTTACAGTAAAAAGAGTCAATAGTTAAATATCTTATTGCACGTTTGTATATATCATAGGCGTAGAAAAAGTGGTGGCAAAAGGAGCCCGGGTCAATGCATGCATTTCTAccaaatgcaataaaaataaatatgttGCACAAGATTGTGATTTTTGGCCTCTAAACCCGGAAAACTGCCTACGCTTATAATACAGACATACCACAAGGCGGAAGATcagcacaacaacaattgTCGGTGCACTTTGTTGTGGGCGTGAAGCAACGGACGGCAGACTTGTGGCAACTGTCGCACCCGGATGTGTACTTCCAGAATACACACATCGTATCAGATATCAAGTTATAGACAACTTTCGGACTTCGTTGGTCGGTCCACTGACTCTCTTGCGCAAAATGATCAGAGTTTAGGAAATGCCCGTTAAGACGTCGTCCGCTTGCTGACTTTTCTTCCCATACGGCGAGAAATGTGATATTGTCCGTTCGATAGGCTACTGCTCCGGCAGCGGTCGCATGCACATCACAGGTACAAAACCGTGGTGCGTTAGTGGACGTCCAATTTTGTTCACCCACCTGACTGCAAGCTGTTTGGCAGTTTACAGCTGTAGAGTGTCCGGACCCCTGTTCAACAGTGTAACACACTCCAAGACATTTTTCATTATTTTTGGATAGAAAATAAGTAGTCACGTCAGCCTTCTCGAGTTCGGTGTATCCAATAACAAACACgtggtcccggatgtttggAGGAAAAGGCAGAGAGGAGACTGGCGATTGTCTCGTGTACGCAATCATATGTTTTCCAGATTGGACGTTTGTACATCTAGGGTTACTGGCGCACACGGACGCATCGAGTTGAGCAATTACGACGAGAGAGTCCGAGTTTGAATCGTAGACGACATGATAGAGTTTGCTTTCCGTCGACCCAAACACTAACATGGTTGACACTGCCGTTCCGTTTGCATGCACATACCCAAGCACAGTTTTCGCGGGTAAATAAAGTTGAGCCGCAatggcatatccatttgtttTTTGATTGtatatgacgtcacaatgATACACCCCTCCACCGTCGCTCCTCTTCAAGGTTGCGGTTAGTCTCGAGAGTATGGCAATGGTACGACTATTCACTCTTTGAGAAACTATGAAATATTCGTTTCCCAAGAATTGCGGTGATTTTATCTCAAAAGCGAGAAAGTATTCTTGGGTGTTTGGGTTGTACGTAGCGCAAGGACATCCTTGTGTAGATGGAGCTACAAATTGAAAAATCgattaattgatataaacaCAGAGATAGtaacaactaattaattgttagACGACTGGAATACCGCTAATATTTTTGAGGTTACATGCAGATGGCTCTAACTTAGAGGTTCGTTTTAGTAGATTTACACATAAGGGATTTGCTAATGTCTAGATTGATTGCTGCTACGACCATCATGGTCTATCAAACGTTTATTGGGCTGCAAtgatgcgcgcgcgcgcgcgtgtgtgtgtgtgtgcgtgcgtgcgtttgtgcttcttgtttcctttccttttcttccctccctccctcccgcCCTCCCTCCCAACCTctctcccttcctccctccctctctccctcccttcctcccaccctccctctctccctctctctctctctctctgtctctctctgtctctctctctctctgtctctctctctctctctctgtctctctctctctctctctctgtctctctctctgtctctctctctgtctctctctctctctgtctctctctctgtctctctctctgtctctctctctgtctctctctctgtctctctctctgtctctctctgtctctctctatctctctctctctctctctctctctctctctcgtgcGTCTGTGCTTCTTGTTTCCTTTCCTTTTctttcctccctccctcccgcCCTCTCTCCcaccctctctccctccctcccaccATCtgtccctccctctctctctctctctctctctctcttctcccTTTCTGTCTTCTTTCCTCCCCATTTCCTCCTCTCTTTTTCCTTTCTCTTTTTGTTTCCCCTCTCTCTTTCCTAGCTTTCTTCCCTCCCtctcttctttctctctttttctctctctttTTCCTGCCTACCTTCCTTTCTTcctcttttcttctcttcctcTATCTTTCTCTCATTTACTTCCTTCCTCCTCTTTTTCTTCCTCTCTCCTTCTGTTCCGTATGTTGCACGTATTTAGTAAAATTAAGGTATATACTTGCTAAAGTACAATTTATTAACTCTAAATACTAGAAGTCGTCTTACAGTTTATTTTCAAAGTAAATTCTTTGGTCCTTGTCACTGCTTTCCCCATTCTGTCGAGTAGAATAGCGTACACACCGTCAGCAAGTCCGTCGTTGTCGCCATCACAATCATACACGTAGAGATACTGCTCCAAGTCAGGGTTGAACACAACATCACTGCACAAAATACAACATTGAACTAGTGGAGACACAATATGTTGCAGAAGTGCAAGTGGCTCGTATGATCCAAACAGATTAACAGGATCCGTTGGATTCACGCCAAGCTTTTGCTCACGCCCGTTTCCGTCCACAGCCGTGACGGCATAACGAATAATAGAATGATGTGTAGTGCAATTGTCTTGCCATTCAGTGACCGAACCATTAACTGTCGCCACCAGCTCCATGCTACTAATATCCAGTATTTTGAATATGGAAAAACTTCGGTAGATTTTGTAAAGAGCGACGTtcgcttgtttgtctgcaacTCGCCAGCGGACGACTCGATAATTCTTCTCTTGTGTGACCGTTACGTCCTCCGGAATGTAGTTTTCAAGTGTTGATCTTTGTTGTCGATCtccattgtgtgtgtaggcGTCTGATGAAAGAACCTTCCAAGTTTGTGAAGGTGTCTGGTTCAAAGTGCCATCAATCACTGCATAATTTCACACATTACAAACGCAACTATATGATACAGTTTATCAATACAGCCCTGTTGTGGTGGTCTTCATGCAGAGTCGTAAGCCACCTACCTGTTTGCTGTGAATCACCGGTTTCTAGCTTCACAACATTTGCGCTGTCGTCGAGTCCCAGAATATCGACGGACCGTTCGACGTCAAGAGTCTCTGCAGCAACTGCTTGACACAGTATAACTAACAAACGATAACAACGTTGGTAAGTGGTAAGGATTACCTATTAGTGCTACTACAACAACGCAGGCCGAGACAATTATTGTGGGCTTCATAACCAGCAGTGTGACAAAGCAGACTGAACAATGCAGGCAATGATCCTCCGATACTCGAACACTGTGTTCACGCAGCAAGATCCGATCTCCTTGGTAGTACACTAGTTGGCCCAATGGGTAATAGTCAGATTGTGATTGGCTCTCCTGGTTAGCAGTGCCGTAACAAGCTCACAAAATGTGAATGGACCTAGCGCACGCTAATGGGTGTGGCATGCTAACCCGCGTTAGCACAACAAAACGCGTTAAAAGAATCATCTTCATATTTGCTAAGAACGGTTACCTTCTTATGCTCATATTTCTGTGTTGTCCAAGTTCGAAACAAAGCCATATACTCAACTAAATGTTCGAATCTTCCAAATATACGCAGCCTGTTCACTACCAGAAACAAACTCATTGGCAACTTCTCTAGCGCTTAATAAATCGGTAAATTCTTTATGCACGTGAAGCGTCATCAGGTGGTTCAGTCTATCTTGACGCATCGTAGAAAGGAGGTATGTTTTACTCTCTGCAAAGCACTAAAGGACCGCTCACCGGTAGCATTTGTGGCAGGCATAACTAGTAGAAGCGTTACAATCCCACACACTCCTGAAATGAGCAGCTTCTTAGATAACGAAAGACTCTTATAGTACTCTATGACGCTTAAAATGCTATGTGGCATATCTGCAGGAGGATAGTCAACTGTCCTGCTGTCCTGAATTatgaatatacacgctattttctttctagacgtgctacccGTAAAATGTATATAATATCCTACATGGCGCCTGTCGTATCgtgtgaccgcaaagtccgtagtCGTAAGTAGAGtcatcgtatacgggacatcaAATCTCTCATGgctacgtaatgttagattctcgtataaatatcgtaaaaccaagaaagcgatcggtTTCGAGTCAGCAGTTGGatacaggtgagttctgttgtatatttccgacaggtcctagcaatcgcaaacatgaattacattGTTCTGGTAATCTAAATCcctcaaggaagtt is a window of Corticium candelabrum chromosome 20, ooCorCand1.1, whole genome shotgun sequence DNA encoding:
- the LOC134196058 gene encoding protein tyrosine phosphatase domain-containing protein 1-like, with amino-acid sequence MAKWVVGDGATATPKYGKLSEKIRHTMAGSYQCKLFCGGANCKYESSFRWRKEDMAIDGIFSHWVTDQILAMARPNTILMSKYNLIQKFQVHGIKSIVNLQEVNEHASCGPPLHRSGFSYDPQQFMDADIFFYNFGWRDYGVPTMNCVFDMVKVVDFALQEGKVAVHCHAGLGRTGVVIACYLVYAYRMAPDDAILRVRSKRPNACQTRGQMEIVRLFAEHIRPMRVVFPTSTRMSDRFTLAQYLKRQRAILHGMEARDYRRIPKVVKVLCKELIKLSKRERKQKLSDWTGVTVGTDVSNLSSRSTSSASLGSNLGKVLPPIDLSGAGNDLSCISSSENSPTSERHSQCLPQSKGYYKTLSYSALPEEVDLAHVQTSRPEVVGCTVDDLAVRNSYKSEMSRHKRRFSAAPFPAYGRTTLEVHNSLTMSPTHYHVTNDFLLSEATEAESCQLSSVGTSSLVPSMDTCGLEEKDSRMREISFNYQVNDETVDDNVFDATKEVADGKSLYMTVTEALLLRNVDKGVLKKAEELMQKVNTSTNWNCIYCEHDPRVLALMLKTWLGLLSEPLISTETVDKVEMLLADGDISCKKLLCALSKPQELLMHSLCELLAKIVDTPTVELNKLVKVFAKLLLTVEKDTEVSDELVEDLEGRQGAVKSFFTKASRFLRRESSLLREPDIQVDTKQDTRLSSIDVMVRFLTKVVDEKLDIPSVACEVKCVVTPSPRLPSDRPHSVSKLLKQSASASCLTTLNMESESASIKRVASWSSLAGKKPLPPIGETSSCVGTDQD
- the LOC134196059 gene encoding uncharacterized protein LOC134196059, producing MALFRTWTTQKYEHKKVTVLSKYEDDSFNAFCCANAACYGTANQESQSQSDYYPLGQLVYYQGDRILLREHSVRVSEDHCLHCSVCFVTLLVMKPTIIVSACVVVVALIVAAETLDVERSVDILGLDDSANVVKLETGDSQQTVIDGTLNQTPSQTWKVLSSDAYTHNGDRQQRSTLENYIPEDVTVTQEKNYRVVRWRVADKQANVALYKIYRSFSIFKILDISSMELVATVNGSVTEWQDNCTTHHSIIRYAVTAVDGNGREQKLGVNPTDPVNLFGSYEPLALLQHIVSPLVQCCILCSDVVFNPDLEQYLYVYDCDGDNDGLADGVYAILLDRMGKAVTRTKEFTLKINSPSTQGCPCATYNPNTQEYFLAFEIKSPQFLGNEYFIVSQRVNSRTIAILSRLTATLKRSDGGGVYHCDVIYNQKTNGYAIAAQLYLPAKTVLGYVHANGTAVSTMLVFGSTESKLYHVVYDSNSDSLVVIAQLDASVCASNPRCTNVQSGKHMIAYTRQSPVSSLPFPPNIRDHVFVIGYTELEKADVTTYFLSKNNEKCLGVCYTVEQGSGHSTAVNCQTACSQVGEQNWTSTNAPRFCTCDVHATAAGAVAYRTDNITFLAVWEEKSASGRRLNGHFLNSDHFAQESQWTDQRSPKVVYNLISDTMCVFWKYTSGCDSCHKSAVRCFTPTTKCTDNCCCADLPPCEFPCSSCNANSDCRPEMHSCVCHRGYVGDGRFCCSKGIGTKTAVLGSSTVFKCDDSCSIPQGSTISWYHNGHSLTAFTSGISVSADGRWLSVEPVGHRNEGNYTCRIQIKRGQYERSGTLRVLRRQDVSCQCGYDCGFSCASLQRVFDGTTVPLGKYPWMGMICDQHSQVFCGAVLVSCHCVVTAAHCLWSSKGIKPPSTFSICFNKRCRRECEAPNNDNQNNCYRAKEIILHPQFDNETLENDIAVIKLENGVESNCSTVSPVCLPYGTEDDKDLVSPGLDATVMGWGVKRPDGTVAQCLKEGNVRIVSKKTCKRFHEGSEYSVSKSTLCATDRNGACQGDSGGPLIVQDANNENRWTLAGIVSWGIGCGQRDSYGAYADVTHQAGFLRGACGTI